In Ptychodera flava strain L36383 chromosome 17, AS_Pfla_20210202, whole genome shotgun sequence, one genomic interval encodes:
- the LOC139115352 gene encoding uncharacterized protein: protein MPVPLTARDFEQRTVPDLKDFLQKRGVTVSNYRKQDLVKLCVAAATLDVQPIDRDDSEELSRIRRTVKVGDGSGLVDDHRRLKRWSGDLSTMPDVSLPDVLIWLKTGCNWTSERLRKHEQDKGYLLYKGNHIYGVTYAATKHRHFYIKSLCIRQEKQKESPYEPWVLVSKDGEVVSGGCTCVADNGTCKHCVALLFSLYDWCSRHKDRHTEVGTDIQCKWDRPRKETRPQLINDIDIRHKQDIPRPPQPTHDEYQPGLDHPNMTNSEFRQAVFNLCTVVSVNENIKTCFMETLDPMTDSAESVDKPKTINQLVSDYKQSKSSSFSNFLKENTSKNDIDLIEKLTQGQSSVSDWFEYRKGRLTASKFHAICHCSAPRFPKLLQDIFEEKDMNFAPVQYGIQNESVAKQIYYDEYCKNPSSEYSFQCKNFHRNNVDMVDSGLVCYDKYPFIAASPDAKVICKICGEIISLVEIKCCWKYRHSDPLEAAKDTGYRNVYLDNRGVFHLNKSSAWFTQIQGQLTATGLHFCDFVFFTSRGIVCERIFYDDIFSESTFFKKLCTFFDEYVVPKLTE, encoded by the exons atgcctgTCCCACTCACGGCACGCGATTTTGAGCAGCGTACAGTGCCAGATTTAAAAGATTTCTTACAAAAAAGGGGAGTTACTGTCAGCAACTACAGAAAACAAGATCTGGTCAAATTATGTGTGGCTGCTGCAACTTTAGATGTGCAACCGATTGATCGGGACGACAGCGAGGAGTTGTCTCGCATTCGGAGAACTGTGAAAGTTGGGGACGGCAGTGGCCTGGTGGACGATCACCGTAGGTTGAAGAGATGGAGCGGCGACCTGAGCACAATGCCGGATGTTAGTCTTCCCGATGTTCTGATTTGGTTAAAAACAGGATGTAATTGGACAAGCGAGAGACTACGAAAGCACGAACAAGATAAGGGCTATCTGTTATACAAGGGAAACCACATCTACGGAGTCACGTACGCAGCCACAAAGCACCGGCACTTCTACATCAAGAGTCTGTGTATTCGCCAGGAAAAACAAAAGGAGTCACCATATGAGCCGTGGGTGTTAGTGTCAAAAGACGGCGAAGTGGTATCAGGCGGTTGTACTTGCGTGGC GGACAATGGTACATGTAAACACTGCGTTGCTCTCCTGTTTAGCCTTTATGACTGGTGTTCAAGGCATAAAGACCGCCATACGGAAGTTGGTACCGATATCCAATGTAAATGGGATAGGCCAAGAAAAGAAACAAGACCACAGCTAATAAATGATATAGATATCAGACATAAACAAGACATACCAAGACCACCTCAACCAACTCATGATGAATATCAACCTGGTTTAGATCatccaaatatgacaaatagTGAATTTAGACAGGCAGTTTTCAATCTTTGTACTGTAGTGTcagtaaatgaaaatatcaaaacatgttttatggAAACTTTAGACCCAATGACAGATTCTGCAGAGAGTGTAGACAAACCAAAAACAATAAATCAATTAGTATCTGATTATAAACAATCTAAATCATCTAGTTTTAgtaattttttaaaagaaaacacgtcaaaaaatgatattgatCTCATTGAAAAATTAACCCAAGGCCAAAGTTCAGTTTCTGACTGGTTTGAATATAGAAAAGGTAGATTGACAGCAAGTAAATTTCATGCTATTTGTCATTGCAGTGCACCACGTTTTCCTAAACTCTTACAGgacatttttgaagaaaaagataTGAATTTTGCTCCAGTGCAATATGGAATTCAAAATGAGTCAGTGGCAAAACAAATTTACTATGATGAGTACTGTAAAAATCCTTCATCAGAATATTCTTTTCAATGTAAAAACTTTCACAGAAATAATGTTGATATGGTTGATTCTGGACTGGTCTGTTATGATAAATATCCATTTATTGCTGCTAGTCCAGATGCTAAAGTTATTTGTAAGATTTGTGGTGAAATTATATCACTTGTTGAAATCAAATGTTGTTGGAAATACAGGCATAGTGACCCATTAGAAGCAGCCAAAGATACTGGATATAGAAATGTGTATTTGGATAATAGAGGGGTATTTCATTTAAATAAATCTTCAGCATGGTTTACTCAAATTCAGGGACAGTTGACAGCCACTGGATTGCATTTTTGTGACTTTGTATTTTTCACCAGCAGGGGAATAGtttgtgaaagaattttttatgatgacattttctcagaaagtacattttttaagaaattatgtacattttttgaCGAATATGTGGTGCCAAAGCTTACTGAATAA